The segment CACCGTGGCGACACCGGACGGCAAGCTCACCCCTGAGCTGATCGACCGGCAGGCGTGGGGCTGGGAGGACGAGCACCGCGCGATGCCGCAGGTCGTCTCGATCACCCAGAGCACCGAGCTCGGCACGCTCTACACGCCGGACGAGATCCGCGCGATCTGCGACCACGCCCACGCGCACGGCATGAAGGTGCACCTGGACGGCTCGCGGATAGCCAACGCGGCCGCCTCGCTGGACGTCCCGATGCGGACGTTCACCAACGCGGTCGGCGTCGACATCCTCTCGCTCGGCGGGACGAAGAACGGCGCGCTGTTCGGCGAGGCGGTCGTCGTCGTCAACCAGGACGCGGTGCGGCACATGAAGCATCTGCGCAAGCTGTCCATGCAGCTCGCGTCCAAGATGCGCTTCGTCTCGGTGCAGCTGGAGGCGCTGCTCGCCAAGGACCTCTGGCTGCGCAACGCCCGCCACGCCAACGAGATGGCCCAGCGGCTCGCGGAGGGCGTGCGCGCCGTGCACGGGGTGGAGATCCTCTACCCGGTGCAGGCCAACGGCGTGTTCGCGCGGCTCCCGCACGAGGTGAGCGAGCGTCTTCAGAAGAAGTTCCGGTTCTACTTCTGGGACGAGAGCGCCGGCGTCGTGCGCTGGATGTGCGCGTTCGACACGACCGAGGAGGACGTGGACACGTTCGTCGCCGCGGTCAAGGAGGAGATGGCCCGGTAACGGCCCCGGCGGCCTCGTCCGGCAGGGGGGCATCGCCGAGTGTGCATAGATATGCGGTCACCTGAAAAGTCATTGACTCTCGGGTGATCGCTTTCCTATGCTCTGCGGCCATGGAGCCGATCCAGAAGAACCCCGACCTGTCCGCGTATCTGGGCGCCGACGAGGCCGTCGACCATCACCACCCGCTGGTCCGGGAGACGGCCGCGCGGCTCGCCAGGGACGCCGAGGACTCGTATGCCTATGCGTCGCTGGCCTTCGCCTTCGTCCGGGACACCGTCTCCCATTCGCAGGACGCCGGGGACCCGCGGGTGACATGGCGCGCCTCGGACGTCCTGGCGCAGGGGACGGGTGTCTGTCACGCGAAGGCCCACGCGCTGGCGGCGCTGCTGCGGGCCGAGGACATCCCGACCGCGCTCTGCTACCAGCGTCTCGCGCACGACGACGGCGTCGGTCACGTCGTGCACGGACTCGTCGCGGTCCGCTTCGGCGGGGCCTGGCACCGCCAGGATCCGCGCGGCAACAAGCCGGGCGTGGACGCGCGGTTCTCCCTGGACGGCGAGCGGCTGGCCTTCCTCCCCGACCGCGGGGCGGGCGTGTGGGACTACCCTGACCTCCACCCGGCGCCGCACCCAGCCGTGCTCGGCGCCCTGCGGGCCGCCCCCGACCGGATGCGGCTGTGGAGGACCCTCCCCACCGCCCTGTGAGGGGCGGGGGTCGCCCGGGTCAGCGTGCCTCGGCCGCGCGGACCTGCTCCGGCGTCGGCGCCGTACCGCCCAGGTGGGCCGGCATCCACCAGGTGTCGTTCGCGTCCTTGGGACGGACGGGGTAGGCGCGCTGGGCGGCCTCCAGCAGCTCCTGGACGCGCTCGCGCAGCTGCCGGGTGATCGCCCCGGCGTACTTGTCGCGCGAGGCCTCGATCGCCTCTCCGACGCGGATGGTGATCGGGGTGTGGCTGCGCTTGAAGTTGCGCGGGTGGCCCTTGGTCCACAGGCGCTGGGTGCCCCACAGGGCCACCGGGATCAGCGGGACGCCCGCCTCCTGGGCCATGCGCGCCGCACCCGACTTGAAGCTCTTGAGCGTGAACGACTGGGAGATGGTGGCCTCGGGGAAGACGCCGACGATCTCGCCCGCCCGCAGGGACTCCAGGGCGTGCGCGTAGGCCGTCTCGCCCTGGTTGCGGTCGACCGGGATGTGCTTCATGCCGCGCATCAGCGGACCGGAGATCCGGTGGCGGAAGACGGACTCCTTCGCCATGAACCGCACGAGGCGCTTCTGCGGGAGCGCGGCCAGGCCGTCGAAGATGAAGTCCAGGTAGCTGATGTGATTGCTCACCAGCACGGCACCGCCCGAGCGCGGGATGTTCTCCGATCCCTTGCAGTCGATCTTGAGGTCCCAGGCCTTGAACAAGGTCTGGGCGAGGCCGACGACGGGACGGTAGACAAGCTCTGCCATGGGTTGGGCGAACCCTTCCTTCTCTTCGCCGGGATGCCCGGCGAAGTTACGCAGCCGTAGGTTTACGGCATCTCGCAGATCGTGCCCGAAGAACGGCCGGGGAGCCAGCCCTGGTGCCCGGGAACGGCGAGATCCTCGTCACGTCAACCCCCTTGATCCACCTCGGGCTTTTAATTCTTCTTTACTCCGTGCGCACCGCCACCCGCCGCACCAGCAGGTACATCTCGCATCCGAGGCAGTACCCGAAAGCGGCATTGAGGAAGGCGGCCGCCAGCGCCGCGCCGGTCGCCGCGAGGCCGAGCCAGCTCGGACCCAGCGTCAGACCGACCAGACCCACGCCCGCGAACAGCAGGCCGACCGCCTGCGCGAACCGCGGCGGCTCCGGCGCCTCGAACTCCGTCGGCGGCCCGATCCTCGGCCGTACGGCCCGGCGGAACACCCAGCCGTACGGCGACCGTCCCACCCCGCCCGCCGCGCCGAGGGCGAACGCCAGCGTCTGCCACGCCAGCAGCCAGGCGCTGCCGGTGACCAGGACGGCCGCGAGCACCACGGTCGTCACGGCGGCCCCGAAGCGCGGGCCCCTCGCATCAATGTCCATGAATCAAGCATTCCGCAACGGAAACGATTCCCGGCGGCGGGAATCTTTGCAGTCTCGTGAACGCTGGAGGCACCGATGACCGGACTGGTGGTGTGCGTGGCGGTGCTCGCGGCGGCGAGCGCCTACGGAGTGCTGCAACGGCGGCGGAGCGGGAGGGTGCGGGTGCGCGGGCGCGACGACGGCAAACGGCTCGGAGCGGACCGGCTCGGCGGTGAACTCGGCGAGCGGGCCACGCTCGTGCAGTTCTCCAGCGCGTTCTGCGCGCCCTGCCGGGCGACCCGCCGGATCCTCGGCGAGGTGGCCGGCGTGGTCCCCGGCGTCGCCCACATCGAGATCGACGCCGAGGCACACCTCGACCTCGTCCGCGATCTCGACATCCTCAAGACCCCCACCGTCCTGGTGCTCGACGCCGACGGCCGCGTCGTGCGGCGCGCCACCGGCCAGCCCCGCAAGGCGGACGTCATCGCCGCCCTGGGGGAGGCCGTGTGACCGGCCGTCGGGGGACGGTGAGGCATCTCCCAGATGCCGGGACGCACTTGACTGTGCGCGCCACCTATCGTCAGCCTGACCGTATGCCTGAGGAACTCCTTCTCCACGGACGGGTCCACGTCGACCTGGTCCGTACCGCGAGCGCGCGCTGTCCGGTCCGTTGAGCACCCACGGCCCAGCCCGCCCTCTTCCGCAGAAGGAAAAGCCCATGACGGCCACGCCCGGCCTCGGCTCCCCGCACGTCGCCTCTCCCGATCTGCTGCGCTCCGTCTTCCGCCGGCACGCCGCGGGGGTGGCCGTGATCACCGCCGCCGGCGAGGGCGGTCCGGTCGGCTTCACCGCCACCTCGCTCAGCTCCGTCTCCGCGCAGCCCCCGATGCTCTCGTTCGGCGTCGGCACCGGCGCGTCCAGCTGGCCGGCGCTGTCCCGGGCCACGCACGTGGGTGTGCACATACTCGGCGAGCACCAGCAGGCCCTGGCCGCCACCTTCGCCAGGAGCGGGGCCGACCGCTTCGGCGCGCCGACCGCCTGGCGCGAGGGCCCCGAGGGCGTGCCCGTCCTCGACGACGTGCTCGCGTGGCTGGTGTGCCGGGTCGTCACCCGGGTGCCGGCGGGGGACCACCGCATCGTGCTGGCCGAGGTGGTCGTGGGCGACCCCGAGGGCGCGGGCCGCCCCCTGCTGTACCACCAGGGGCGCTTCACCGCCCTGCGGGATTGATCACCCCCCGCTCTCCTGCGAAGTCGTCGGATTCCGATTACGCTGCGTTGCGAAGGTCACAGTTCAAAGCGCTTGCTTAGTGGGAACGAACTGGGTGTACTGACGAGTAATATTTCGGTCGGAGCGCGGGTCGCCCCGTACCGGGATCGGCCGCTTGTGGCGCCTATGCTGCCTGGAAGAAGGCAGCCGAGAACTGACGATGCAGTAGGAGAGCCGGCGTGAGCTTGAGGATCGTTGTCACTGTGAAGTACGTGCCCGACGCCACTGGCGACCGGCACTTCGCCGATGACCTGACCGTCGACCGGGACGACGTGGACGGTCTGCTCTCCGAGCTCGACGAGTACGCGGTCGAGCAGGCGCTGCAGATCTCCGAGAACTCCGACGACGACGTCGAGGTCACCGTCCTGACGGTGGGCCCCGAGGACGCCAAGGACGCGCTCCGCAAGGCCCTTTCCATGGGTGCCGACAAGGCGATCCACGTCGAGGACGACGACCTGCACGGCACCGATGTCATCGGCACCTCTCTGGTGCTGGCCAAGGCGATCGAGAAGGCCGGCTACGACCTGGTCATCTCCGGCCTGGCCTCCACCGACGGCACCATGGGCGTCGTCCCGGCCCTGCTGGCCGAGCGCCTGGGCGTCCCGCAGGTCACGCTGCTCTCCGAGGTCTCCGTCGAGGACGGCACCGTCAAGGGCCGCCGGGACGGCGACGCCGCCTCCGAGCAGCTCGAGGCCTCCCTGCCGGCCGTCGTGTCGGTCACCGACCAGTCGGGCGAGGCGCGTTACCCCTCGTTCAAGGGCATCATGGCGGCCAAGAAGAAGCCGGTCGAGTCCTGGGACCTGTCCGACCTGGAGCTGGAGGCCGAGGAGGTCGGCCTCGAGGGCGCGTGGACCGCGGTCGACAGCGCCTCCGCGCGTCCCGCCCGCACCGCGGGCACGATCGTCAAGGACGAGGGCGAGGGCGGCAAGCAGCTCGCCGAGTTCCTCGCGGGCCAGAAGTTCATCTAGGCCCTTCGCCGACCGCCCCTCAACTTCGTTTCGCAGGAGAGCAATCCCATGGCTGAAGTCCTCGTCTACGTCGACCACGTGGACGGTGCCGTCCGCAAGCCCACCCTGGAGCTGCTGACGCTGGCCCGCCGCATCGGCGAGCCCGTCGCCGTCGCGCTGGGCGCCGGTGCCGGCGACACCGCCGCCGCGCTGGCCGAGCACGGCGCCGTGAAGGTGCTGACCCACGACGCGTCCGAGTACGCCGACTACCTGGTCGTCCCCAAGGTCGACGCGCTCCAGGCCGCCGTCGAGTCAGTGTCCGCCGCGGGCTCCCTGGCCGCCGTGCTGGTCCCCTCCTCCGCCGAGGGCAAGGAGATCGCCGCCCGCCTGGCGCTGCGCATCGGCTCCGGCATCATCACCGACGCCGTCGACCTCGAGGCCGGCGACGAGGGCCCGGTGGCCACCCAGTCGGTGTTCGCCGCGTCCTTCACCACCAAGTCCCGCGTCTCCAAGGGCGTCCCGGTCGTCACTGTGAAGCCGAACTCGACCGCCGTGGAGGCCGCCCCGGCCGCCGGCGCCGTCGAGTCCCTCGCGGTGACCTTCTCGGCGCAGGCCACCGGCACCAAGGTGACCGGCCGCACCCCGCGCGAGTCGACCGGGCGCCCGGAGCTGACCGAGGCCGCGATCGTCGTCTCCGGCGGGCGTGGCGTCAACGGCGCGGAGAACTTCGCGCTCATCGAGTCCCTCGCCGACTCCCTCGGCGCGGCCGTGGGCGCCTCCCGCGCCGCCGTCGACGCCGGCTGGTACCCGCACACCAACC is part of the Streptomyces asoensis genome and harbors:
- a CDS encoding transglutaminase domain-containing protein; this translates as MEPIQKNPDLSAYLGADEAVDHHHPLVRETAARLARDAEDSYAYASLAFAFVRDTVSHSQDAGDPRVTWRASDVLAQGTGVCHAKAHALAALLRAEDIPTALCYQRLAHDDGVGHVVHGLVAVRFGGAWHRQDPRGNKPGVDARFSLDGERLAFLPDRGAGVWDYPDLHPAPHPAVLGALRAAPDRMRLWRTLPTAL
- a CDS encoding threonine aldolase family protein, with protein sequence MNPSKTDARRHHDPLTRGFASDNYAGAHPEVMAALALANGGHQVAYGEDDYTDHLQTVVRSHFGSTAEAFPVFNGTGANVVALQAVTDRWGAVICAESAHINVDEGGAPERMGGLKLLTVATPDGKLTPELIDRQAWGWEDEHRAMPQVVSITQSTELGTLYTPDEIRAICDHAHAHGMKVHLDGSRIANAAASLDVPMRTFTNAVGVDILSLGGTKNGALFGEAVVVVNQDAVRHMKHLRKLSMQLASKMRFVSVQLEALLAKDLWLRNARHANEMAQRLAEGVRAVHGVEILYPVQANGVFARLPHEVSERLQKKFRFYFWDESAGVVRWMCAFDTTEEDVDTFVAAVKEEMAR
- a CDS encoding flavin reductase family protein, whose translation is MTATPGLGSPHVASPDLLRSVFRRHAAGVAVITAAGEGGPVGFTATSLSSVSAQPPMLSFGVGTGASSWPALSRATHVGVHILGEHQQALAATFARSGADRFGAPTAWREGPEGVPVLDDVLAWLVCRVVTRVPAGDHRIVLAEVVVGDPEGAGRPLLYHQGRFTALRD
- a CDS encoding lysophospholipid acyltransferase family protein: MAELVYRPVVGLAQTLFKAWDLKIDCKGSENIPRSGGAVLVSNHISYLDFIFDGLAALPQKRLVRFMAKESVFRHRISGPLMRGMKHIPVDRNQGETAYAHALESLRAGEIVGVFPEATISQSFTLKSFKSGAARMAQEAGVPLIPVALWGTQRLWTKGHPRNFKRSHTPITIRVGEAIEASRDKYAGAITRQLRERVQELLEAAQRAYPVRPKDANDTWWMPAHLGGTAPTPEQVRAAEAR
- a CDS encoding DUF4395 domain-containing protein produces the protein MDIDARGPRFGAAVTTVVLAAVLVTGSAWLLAWQTLAFALGAAGGVGRSPYGWVFRRAVRPRIGPPTEFEAPEPPRFAQAVGLLFAGVGLVGLTLGPSWLGLAATGAALAAAFLNAAFGYCLGCEMYLLVRRVAVRTE
- a CDS encoding TlpA family protein disulfide reductase, giving the protein MTGLVVCVAVLAAASAYGVLQRRRSGRVRVRGRDDGKRLGADRLGGELGERATLVQFSSAFCAPCRATRRILGEVAGVVPGVAHIEIDAEAHLDLVRDLDILKTPTVLVLDADGRVVRRATGQPRKADVIAALGEAV
- a CDS encoding electron transfer flavoprotein subunit beta/FixA family protein, with protein sequence MSLRIVVTVKYVPDATGDRHFADDLTVDRDDVDGLLSELDEYAVEQALQISENSDDDVEVTVLTVGPEDAKDALRKALSMGADKAIHVEDDDLHGTDVIGTSLVLAKAIEKAGYDLVISGLASTDGTMGVVPALLAERLGVPQVTLLSEVSVEDGTVKGRRDGDAASEQLEASLPAVVSVTDQSGEARYPSFKGIMAAKKKPVESWDLSDLELEAEEVGLEGAWTAVDSASARPARTAGTIVKDEGEGGKQLAEFLAGQKFI
- a CDS encoding electron transfer flavoprotein subunit alpha/FixB family protein, with the translated sequence MAEVLVYVDHVDGAVRKPTLELLTLARRIGEPVAVALGAGAGDTAAALAEHGAVKVLTHDASEYADYLVVPKVDALQAAVESVSAAGSLAAVLVPSSAEGKEIAARLALRIGSGIITDAVDLEAGDEGPVATQSVFAASFTTKSRVSKGVPVVTVKPNSTAVEAAPAAGAVESLAVTFSAQATGTKVTGRTPRESTGRPELTEAAIVVSGGRGVNGAENFALIESLADSLGAAVGASRAAVDAGWYPHTNQVGQTGKSVSPQLYIANGISGAIQHRAGMQTSKTIVAVNKDAEAPIFDLVDYGVVGDLFDVVPQLTEEINTRKG